A stretch of the Haloplanus aerogenes genome encodes the following:
- a CDS encoding tyrosine-type recombinase/integrase produces MSTKRYINVEKQLQNLKDSELEPANVDAIRKFIDHCAAEDISEVRQSRLITALKSLILNFGPDSFELSGATEEELKMTIASLNRSDYADSTKHTMRAAAKKFYKIENGGHEHPEKVDFFSASASQKSTVSREDIFTKEELKRLFSGFINTRDRAFTMVLYESAARPGELLSRNLGDFTSNAKGDFIYLEGIKGTPDRTNQLVRSGRPLREWIAQHPLGGEVGDIDDPSVPLWVKTQQQECKKCGKVPQQHGNTDCLYDPDLRDRWKYDSFLRRFQDACERASIPDNKRRPYNLRHTRLTEVATFMGYEQLNKFAGWTPGSDRAKVYVHLNNDDVNEAIREEYGLSGEEDEDQSEDCPFCGTENESIHSECRNCGRPLSLEKEQSKEEKQEVLERLTELEEKGVLEKLEQLEN; encoded by the coding sequence ATGTCGACGAAACGCTATATCAACGTTGAGAAACAACTGCAAAATCTGAAAGATTCCGAGCTTGAACCAGCTAATGTAGACGCAATACGGAAGTTCATAGATCACTGCGCTGCTGAGGACATCAGTGAGGTGCGGCAAAGCCGATTGATAACTGCTCTGAAATCTCTGATACTGAATTTTGGCCCTGACAGCTTTGAGTTAAGCGGCGCTACTGAAGAAGAGTTGAAGATGACTATTGCCTCTTTGAACAGGAGTGATTACGCTGACTCCACCAAGCATACGATGAGGGCTGCTGCGAAGAAGTTCTACAAGATCGAGAACGGTGGACACGAGCATCCGGAGAAGGTAGATTTCTTTTCTGCGTCGGCCAGCCAGAAGTCGACGGTAAGTCGGGAGGATATTTTCACCAAGGAAGAGCTGAAGCGGTTGTTCAGCGGTTTCATCAATACGCGTGACCGGGCCTTTACGATGGTTCTGTATGAGTCGGCGGCTCGTCCTGGCGAACTCTTGTCGCGGAATCTTGGGGACTTCACGTCGAATGCGAAGGGCGACTTCATCTATCTTGAGGGGATCAAGGGCACGCCTGATCGTACGAATCAGCTGGTTCGTTCGGGACGGCCCTTGCGTGAGTGGATCGCTCAGCATCCTCTCGGTGGAGAGGTAGGCGATATTGATGATCCGAGTGTGCCGCTGTGGGTCAAGACTCAGCAACAGGAGTGCAAGAAGTGTGGAAAGGTTCCGCAGCAGCATGGAAATACAGATTGCCTGTATGATCCAGATCTCCGGGATCGGTGGAAGTACGATAGTTTTCTACGCCGGTTCCAAGATGCCTGTGAACGAGCCAGTATACCGGACAACAAGCGTAGGCCGTACAACCTTCGGCACACTCGATTGACGGAGGTGGCGACGTTCATGGGTTACGAGCAGCTCAACAAGTTCGCCGGCTGGACACCCGGAAGCGACCGAGCGAAAGTCTACGTCCACCTCAACAACGACGACGTCAACGAAGCGATCAGAGAAGAGTACGGTCTGAGCGGTGAGGAAGACGAGGATCAGAGTGAAGACTGCCCGTTCTGCGGGACAGAGAACGAGTCCATACACTCGGAGTGCCGTAACTGCGGACGGCCTCTCAGCTTGGAAAAGGAGCAATCGAAGGAAGAGAAACAGGAAGTCTTGGAGCGTCTCACGGAATTGGAAGAGAAAGGAGTACTGGAGAAGTTGGAACAACTGGAGAATTAG
- a CDS encoding Cdc6/Cdc18 family protein, whose protein sequence is MSALIQNPAPLQANYIPASFVDREDTLSALREFFTVTMESGSTDLIIRGPRGVGKTHLVRRQLHELDDSVATCYVPCTRFNTQYKVLSRIHEQLLRESAEEGHHTASLQRKLDKRIGGLPTIIVLDEIDLLLLNDGNDLLYFLSRIDDRESLSLVLISNGQASLEEWVEERTFSSLYPRTLTFEPYSSEEIFKILADRARKALAPRSLHKEALSHISSSTRNVGFALCWLQTAARNANETLSKPGVTDVYQEALDTYAGRLLSDFSQHHQLLYSAIVDLDEGADDGIRTGKIYQRYRKLCRIESIDSLSNRRLSDFLKELEMLDLIQADYYYGGEKGKTREIRLTE, encoded by the coding sequence ATGAGTGCCCTCATTCAGAACCCCGCTCCCCTCCAAGCGAATTATATTCCGGCAAGCTTCGTAGACCGAGAGGATACGCTGTCAGCGCTTAGAGAATTTTTCACGGTAACAATGGAATCCGGGTCGACTGACCTGATCATCCGAGGTCCCCGCGGCGTCGGGAAAACTCATCTGGTTCGGAGGCAACTCCACGAACTTGATGACTCCGTCGCGACCTGCTATGTCCCCTGCACTCGGTTCAACACTCAGTACAAGGTACTCTCTCGGATCCACGAACAATTACTGAGGGAGTCGGCGGAGGAGGGTCACCACACGGCCTCGCTACAGCGCAAGCTTGACAAGAGAATCGGAGGTCTCCCGACAATCATCGTACTCGACGAAATCGATCTTCTTCTCTTGAACGACGGGAATGATTTGCTCTACTTCCTCTCTCGGATCGACGACAGAGAATCACTCAGTCTCGTATTGATCTCTAATGGCCAAGCAAGTCTTGAGGAGTGGGTGGAGGAAAGAACATTCAGCTCGCTCTATCCTCGTACGCTCACGTTTGAACCCTACTCCAGCGAGGAGATCTTCAAGATACTTGCGGATAGAGCTCGGAAAGCACTTGCTCCACGAAGCCTGCACAAAGAGGCGCTATCTCATATCTCTTCATCGACAAGGAATGTCGGATTCGCACTCTGCTGGTTGCAAACAGCAGCGAGGAACGCTAATGAGACTCTTTCAAAACCGGGTGTAACTGACGTGTATCAAGAGGCACTTGATACGTATGCGGGGCGACTTCTTAGCGACTTCAGCCAACATCACCAGCTTCTGTACAGCGCTATCGTCGATCTGGATGAAGGGGCGGATGACGGGATTCGAACTGGGAAGATATACCAGCGATATCGGAAACTCTGCAGGATTGAATCGATAGACTCTCTGAGCAACAGACGACTAAGCGACTTCCTCAAAGAACTGGAGATGCTTGATCTGATTCAAGCGGACTACTATTACGGCGGAGAGAAAGGGAAGACGCGAGAAATTAGGCTAACCGAGTGA
- a CDS encoding Cdc6/Cdc18 family protein, protein MLLFGSSNSGNSVFRDRSVLTSDSPLDTPIGRDDEIERIAEAVQPLTRRNPAENLLIYGPAGIGKSTCVQHVFGELEKHSRIKPVFINCWQYNTRSSLLTELLIQLGYPAPRKGKPVDVLLSKLSEWLNKNRGVAVALDEFDQLEDKNKVVYDLLMLNQEVENRLGTVLISNQLPSQLFLDPRSNSRLSLYTLQFEPYGSERLEEILRSRVEQTFQPGTVPDEVIQRVAEQVADESGDCRKALEMLLKAGRRADQEGKPELSIEDINR, encoded by the coding sequence TTGCTCCTGTTCGGCTCATCTAACTCAGGCAATAGCGTATTTCGAGACAGGTCAGTACTAACGTCAGATAGTCCGTTGGACACACCTATCGGACGAGACGACGAGATAGAACGGATAGCCGAGGCCGTCCAGCCGTTAACCCGGAGAAATCCTGCTGAGAACCTGCTGATCTACGGCCCGGCAGGGATCGGTAAATCGACCTGTGTCCAACACGTTTTCGGCGAACTGGAGAAGCATAGCCGAATCAAGCCCGTCTTCATCAACTGCTGGCAGTACAACACCCGGTCGTCACTCCTCACCGAACTCCTGATCCAACTCGGATATCCTGCACCTCGAAAAGGCAAGCCAGTCGACGTACTCCTCTCGAAACTCAGCGAGTGGTTGAACAAGAACCGAGGAGTCGCCGTAGCACTCGACGAGTTCGACCAGCTCGAAGACAAGAACAAGGTAGTCTATGACCTCTTGATGCTTAATCAGGAAGTGGAGAATCGGTTGGGAACGGTCCTAATCTCGAATCAGCTGCCCTCACAGCTCTTCCTAGATCCACGGAGTAACAGCCGACTCTCTCTTTACACACTCCAGTTCGAACCATACGGCTCGGAGCGATTGGAAGAGATCCTGAGAAGCCGAGTCGAACAGACCTTCCAACCAGGAACGGTACCAGATGAGGTGATTCAACGAGTCGCTGAGCAGGTTGCGGACGAAAGCGGTGATTGTCGGAAAGCATTAGAGATGCTGTTGAAAGCAGGACGGAGGGCAGACCAGGAAGGGAAACCCGAACTATCTATTGAAGACATCAATCGATAG